One genomic segment of Natrialbaceae archaeon AArc-T1-2 includes these proteins:
- the rpoA2 gene encoding DNA-directed RNA polymerase subunit A'', which produces MTNVEYDVGDDVVALVEDTELPRRLKNRVYETVEERDVSLEQADEIAQAVENQYLDTRIDPLDPVGTVSAQSIGEPGTQLTMNTFHYAGVAEIDVTQGLPRLIELVDARKTPDTPMMTVHLEDEYAKRREKAHEVVWKIEATKILALGDVSTNVADMRVQISLNPDTLEERMITAEEVAEIIEDELGVETLQQGATIEFGPEEPSYRDLLQLVEELRDITFKGIEEVSRVVIRREELDDGSEEFILYTEGSAFGDVLEIEGVDASRTTCNNIHEIHRNLGIEAAREAIIEETHNTLAEQGLDDVNVRHLMLVSDIMTNRGEIESIGRHGISGSKESVLARAAFEVTVNHLLNAAIHGEEDELDGVTENVIVGKPIKLGTGDVDLRMGSSAGTGSSTGRTD; this is translated from the coding sequence ATGACTAACGTCGAGTACGACGTTGGCGACGACGTCGTCGCACTCGTCGAGGACACCGAGCTCCCTCGCCGGCTCAAAAACCGGGTCTACGAGACGGTCGAGGAACGCGACGTGAGCCTCGAGCAAGCAGACGAGATCGCCCAGGCGGTCGAGAACCAGTATCTCGACACGCGCATCGATCCGCTCGATCCCGTCGGGACCGTCTCCGCCCAGTCGATCGGCGAACCCGGAACGCAGCTGACGATGAACACGTTCCACTACGCAGGGGTCGCAGAGATCGACGTCACCCAGGGGCTACCCCGGCTGATCGAGCTGGTCGACGCCCGGAAGACGCCGGACACGCCGATGATGACGGTCCACCTCGAGGACGAGTACGCCAAGCGACGCGAGAAGGCCCACGAGGTCGTCTGGAAGATCGAGGCGACGAAGATCCTCGCACTCGGTGACGTCTCGACGAACGTTGCGGACATGCGCGTCCAGATCTCGTTGAACCCCGATACGCTCGAAGAGCGGATGATCACGGCAGAAGAGGTCGCAGAGATCATCGAAGACGAACTCGGCGTCGAGACGCTCCAGCAGGGGGCGACGATCGAGTTCGGCCCCGAGGAGCCGTCCTATCGCGACCTGCTCCAGCTGGTCGAAGAACTGCGGGACATCACGTTCAAGGGTATCGAGGAGGTCTCCCGTGTCGTGATCCGCCGAGAGGAACTCGACGACGGTAGCGAGGAGTTCATCCTCTACACCGAAGGATCGGCATTCGGCGACGTCTTAGAGATCGAGGGCGTCGACGCCTCCCGGACGACGTGTAACAACATCCACGAGATTCACCGCAACCTCGGCATCGAGGCGGCCCGCGAGGCGATCATCGAGGAGACTCACAATACGCTCGCCGAACAGGGACTGGACGACGTGAACGTCCGCCACCTGATGCTCGTCTCAGACATCATGACGAACCGCGGCGAGATCGAGTCGATCGGTCGCCACGGCATCTCCGGCTCGAAGGAGTCCGTACTCGCCCGCGCGGCGTTCGAGGTGACGGTCAATCACCTGCTCAACGCCGCGATTCACGGCGAGGAAGACGAACTCGACGGCGTCACGGAGAACGTCATCGTCGGCAAGCCGATCAAACTCGGCACCGGCGACGTCGACCTCCGGATGGGGTCGAGTGCGGGCACGGGCTCGAGTACCGGTCGGACCGACTGA